One Lutra lutra chromosome 18, mLutLut1.2, whole genome shotgun sequence genomic window carries:
- the ATP5MF gene encoding ATP synthase subunit f, mitochondrial isoform X2 — protein sequence MASVVPLKEKKLLDVKLGELPSWILMRDFTPKGIAGAFQRGYYRYYNKYVNVKKGGVAGISMVLAAYVVFNYFRCYKELKHERLRKYH from the exons ATGGCGTCAGTCG TACCCCTGAAGGAGAAGAAGCTCTTGGATGTGAAACTAGGAGAGCTGCCCAGCTGGATACTGATGCGGGATTTCACCCCTAAGGGCATTGCTGGCGCATTTCAAAGAG GTTACTACCGGTATTACAACAAGTATGTCAATGTGAAGAAGGGGGGCGTCGCTGGGATTTCTATGGTGCTGGCAGCTTATGTGGTCTTCAACTACTTTCGTTGTTATAAGGAGCTCA AACACGAGCGGCTACGCAAGTACCACTGA
- the ATP5MF gene encoding ATP synthase subunit f, mitochondrial isoform X1: MLPLKEKKLLDVKLGELPSWILMRDFTPKGIAGAFQRGYYRYYNKYVNVKKGGVAGISMVLAAYVVFNYFRCYKELKHERLRKYH; this comes from the exons ATGC TACCCCTGAAGGAGAAGAAGCTCTTGGATGTGAAACTAGGAGAGCTGCCCAGCTGGATACTGATGCGGGATTTCACCCCTAAGGGCATTGCTGGCGCATTTCAAAGAG GTTACTACCGGTATTACAACAAGTATGTCAATGTGAAGAAGGGGGGCGTCGCTGGGATTTCTATGGTGCTGGCAGCTTATGTGGTCTTCAACTACTTTCGTTGTTATAAGGAGCTCA AACACGAGCGGCTACGCAAGTACCACTGA